The following proteins come from a genomic window of Kwoniella shandongensis chromosome 7, complete sequence:
- a CDS encoding thioredoxin-like protein 4A → MSYFMTHLHSGWHVDQAILVEEDRVVCIRFGHDHDEQCMAMDETLYGVSEKVQNFAVIYLVDVTEVPDFNKMYELYDPCTLMFFYRNKHIMIDLGTGNNNKINWPIVDKQEMIDIIETVYRGASKGRGLVVSPKDYSTRHKY, encoded by the exons ATGTCGTATTTTATGACCCA TCTCCACTCCGGGTGGCATGTCGACCAGGCCAttctcgttgaagaagaccgagtAGTGTGCATACGATTCGGACACGATCACGACGAACAATGTATGGCGATGGACGAGACGTTATACGGCGTATCGGAGAAAGTCCAAAATTTCGCAGTCATCTATCTGG TCGACGTTACAGAAGTTCCGGATTTCAACAAAATGTACGAGTTGTACGACCCTTGTACACTCATGTTCTTCTATAG AAATAAACATATCATGATAGATTTGGGAACAggtaacaacaacaaaat AAATTGGCCTATAGTAGACAAACAGGAG ATgatcgacatcatcgagaCCGTATACCGAGGTGCCTCGAAGGGTCGAGGTCTGGTCGTCTCACCAAAAG ATTACTCCACGCGACACAAGTACTAA